From the genome of Hyalangium gracile, one region includes:
- a CDS encoding type VI secretion system Vgr family protein translates to MPSGPETRRIAFEFEAGAYTSHDLAVTAFTGREELSRAFAFTVELASTGETVIQPRELLGKKGLLSLLDHVSGASRFVHGLVSRVEALGERQGRLRYRVQLVPEFWKLRHVRRSRIFQQKSVPEIVQQVLDEAGIAHGSNLEGSYPARDYCVQYRESDFDFVSRLLEAEGICYAFEHTQDSHVLVLGDGPNAHSPLPGDARLPFRGATGAETSGEHVLGVERAAWVRPGAVVLRDFDFVRPSLDLTVDSQAANANSELEVYDSPGGYVAPGAGRGTAKVRLEELRHDVERCQGECSSVRLAPGRTFTLTEHPDHSFEGEFLLISVEHSGGHEAYQSRFHAIPAAVPFRPPRLTPVPTIAGAQTAIVVGPSGEEIHTDEHGRIKVRFHWDREAPGDDRSSCWIRVSQAWAGAGWGALYLPRVGQEVVVRFLEGDPDRPLVVGSVYNGEHPTPVALPDEKTKSTLRSSSSPGNNGFNELLFEDAAAQELIHLHGQKDWRIQVENDKTQRVGSHESLKVTGNRTQSVDGNQFLTVQRQDTTSVQGNQTLQVMGNRDVEIDKDHVEEVTALQSIKVAMARNVEVAMASSETVGAAKALTVGGAYSIAVGAAMNEAIVGVRAEQIGRSSTELIQGSREERVGGNRSTKIVGELKTETPESLKVETHKDHTETVKGDALYTVTGGLSWLAKEFEWKADKLTLSVGGKVVLTVEQSGEMKWTGSTVTVDGSQTKLKGAEVKHVPAGSQKSLKRKKAKAPKEPKKEPVPSIKTARWEKNKILPNHNSGAPPGGAIPADAKVIPQVETENVPDGARGLISIHHCVTGARVGTLKDLIVKGGKLVAKKTGRPPVWVFEAKSLPWDPWNSPYFYFRVKLSHKALTGNSPLDLSKDKAKTLRVEYWHAVVSDAVADTPAGGGLTTQAEMNEIAGLLRAKPHHKVGTWASNAANVPLRNWGSVIRNTYAYHHASHGNVVDRNNPANWLNDPTNKNPPDPQPGGNWRSVVVLGSTDFGDTETRTKKAVPSVPRYLVYMDTCVAAWERSLGEAFIARGTRNYLAFRCYIPDGDARAMARNFYQKWGNSYSFNPNKIPAVFFDTGAPYYHSMRPVLMGAGGGAIAHPFLQPFTALGRAISGFVTSVASLLK, encoded by the coding sequence CTGCGCTACCGGGTGCAGCTGGTCCCCGAGTTCTGGAAGCTGCGCCACGTGCGCCGCAGCCGCATCTTCCAGCAGAAGTCCGTGCCGGAGATCGTCCAGCAGGTGCTCGACGAGGCCGGCATCGCTCACGGCAGCAACCTGGAGGGCAGCTACCCGGCGCGGGACTACTGCGTGCAGTACCGCGAGTCCGACTTCGACTTCGTCTCGCGCCTGCTCGAGGCCGAGGGCATCTGCTACGCCTTCGAACACACCCAGGACTCCCACGTCCTGGTGCTGGGCGACGGACCGAACGCGCACTCGCCGCTCCCGGGAGATGCCCGGCTGCCGTTCCGGGGCGCCACGGGCGCGGAGACCTCCGGGGAGCACGTGCTCGGCGTGGAGCGCGCGGCCTGGGTCCGGCCCGGGGCGGTGGTCCTGCGGGACTTCGACTTCGTGCGCCCGTCCCTGGATCTGACGGTGGACAGCCAGGCGGCGAATGCGAACTCCGAGCTGGAGGTGTACGACTCACCGGGAGGCTACGTGGCGCCCGGCGCGGGTCGAGGCACGGCGAAGGTGCGGCTGGAGGAGCTGCGCCACGACGTCGAGCGCTGCCAGGGCGAGTGCTCGAGCGTGCGCCTGGCGCCCGGCCGCACCTTCACGCTGACGGAGCACCCGGATCACTCCTTCGAGGGTGAGTTCCTGCTGATCTCGGTGGAGCACTCGGGCGGGCACGAGGCCTACCAGAGCCGCTTCCACGCCATCCCCGCGGCGGTGCCGTTCCGTCCGCCGCGCCTCACCCCGGTGCCCACGATCGCGGGCGCGCAGACGGCGATCGTGGTGGGGCCCTCGGGCGAGGAGATCCACACCGACGAGCACGGCCGCATCAAGGTCCGCTTCCACTGGGATCGCGAGGCGCCGGGAGACGACAGGAGCTCGTGCTGGATCCGCGTCAGCCAGGCCTGGGCCGGAGCGGGCTGGGGCGCGCTGTACCTGCCGCGTGTGGGCCAGGAGGTGGTGGTCCGCTTCCTGGAGGGCGATCCGGATCGCCCGCTCGTGGTGGGCTCGGTCTACAACGGCGAGCACCCCACGCCGGTGGCGCTGCCGGACGAGAAGACGAAGAGCACGCTGCGCTCCAGCTCCAGCCCCGGCAACAACGGCTTCAACGAGCTGCTGTTCGAGGACGCGGCGGCGCAGGAGCTGATCCACCTGCATGGCCAGAAGGACTGGCGCATCCAGGTGGAGAACGACAAGACGCAGCGCGTGGGCTCCCACGAGTCCCTGAAGGTGACGGGCAACCGCACCCAGAGCGTCGACGGCAACCAGTTCCTCACCGTGCAGCGCCAGGACACCACCTCCGTCCAGGGCAACCAGACGCTCCAGGTGATGGGCAACCGCGACGTGGAGATCGACAAGGACCACGTCGAGGAGGTCACCGCCCTCCAGAGCATCAAGGTGGCCATGGCGCGCAACGTGGAGGTGGCGATGGCCTCCTCCGAGACGGTGGGCGCGGCCAAGGCGCTGACGGTGGGAGGCGCCTACTCGATCGCCGTCGGCGCGGCGATGAACGAGGCGATCGTCGGGGTGAGGGCCGAGCAGATCGGGCGCTCCTCCACGGAGCTCATCCAGGGCAGCCGCGAGGAGCGCGTCGGCGGCAACCGCTCCACGAAGATCGTGGGGGAGCTCAAGACGGAGACGCCCGAGAGCCTCAAGGTGGAGACGCACAAGGACCACACCGAGACGGTGAAGGGAGACGCGCTCTACACCGTCACGGGCGGCCTCTCCTGGCTGGCCAAGGAGTTCGAGTGGAAGGCGGACAAGCTCACCCTCTCCGTGGGAGGCAAGGTGGTGCTCACCGTCGAGCAGTCCGGCGAGATGAAGTGGACGGGCAGCACCGTCACCGTCGACGGCAGCCAGACGAAGCTCAAGGGCGCCGAGGTCAAGCACGTGCCCGCCGGCTCGCAGAAGAGCCTCAAGCGCAAGAAGGCCAAGGCGCCCAAGGAGCCGAAGAAGGAGCCCGTTCCCAGCATCAAGACGGCCAGATGGGAGAAGAACAAGATCCTCCCCAACCACAACAGCGGCGCGCCGCCGGGCGGTGCCATCCCCGCGGACGCCAAGGTCATCCCCCAGGTGGAGACCGAGAACGTGCCGGATGGGGCTCGGGGGTTGATCTCGATCCACCACTGCGTCACCGGCGCGCGCGTGGGCACCCTGAAGGATCTGATCGTCAAGGGCGGCAAGCTGGTGGCCAAGAAGACGGGCAGGCCGCCCGTCTGGGTCTTCGAGGCCAAGAGCCTGCCGTGGGATCCCTGGAACAGCCCGTACTTCTATTTCCGCGTGAAGCTGTCCCACAAGGCGCTCACCGGGAACAGCCCGCTCGATCTCAGCAAGGACAAGGCGAAGACGCTGCGGGTGGAGTACTGGCACGCGGTGGTCAGCGACGCGGTGGCGGACACCCCCGCGGGCGGCGGGCTGACCACCCAGGCGGAGATGAACGAGATCGCCGGGCTGCTGCGCGCCAAGCCTCACCACAAGGTGGGCACCTGGGCCTCCAACGCGGCCAACGTGCCCCTGCGCAACTGGGGCTCCGTCATCCGCAACACCTACGCCTACCACCACGCCAGCCACGGCAACGTGGTGGACCGGAACAACCCCGCCAACTGGCTCAACGATCCGACGAACAAGAACCCGCCGGATCCCCAGCCCGGAGGCAACTGGCGCAGCGTGGTCGTCCTGGGCAGCACGGACTTCGGTGATACGGAGACGCGGACCAAGAAGGCCGTGCCCAGCGTGCCGCGCTACCTCGTGTACATGGACACCTGCGTGGCCGCCTGGGAGCGCAGCCTCGGCGAGGCCTTCATCGCCCGGGGCACCCGCAACTACCTGGCCTTCCGATGCTACATCCCTGATGGGGACGCGCGCGCCATGGCGCGCAACTTCTATCAGAAGTGGGGGAACTCCTATTCGTTCAACCCCAACAAGATCCCCGCCGTCTTCTTCGACACGGGCGCGCCGTACTACCACAGCATGCGTCCCGTGCTGATGGGCGCGGGCGGCGGCGCCATCGCCCACCCCTTCCTCCAGCCCTTCACCGCGCTGGGCCGGGCCATCTCCGGATTCGTCACCAGCGTGGCCTCGCTTCTGAAGTAG